In Rubrobacter naiadicus, one DNA window encodes the following:
- the hemC gene encoding hydroxymethylbilane synthase, with amino-acid sequence MSRRRLVLGTRGSRLALAQAELCARRLRESGLEVEIRTIKATSDHRPEEPLSRMDERDVFTRQLDEALLQGGIDLAVHSCKDVPTEIPSGIFIVATVEREDPRDVLVSDGQTSLDALPAGATVATSSLRRRSQLLHLRPDLHVVEIRGNIDTRLQKLARGDALALVLARAGLLRLKLDVRYTVMPVETLVPAVGQGALAVTMREGDPLAGVVRGVLDHRPTAVAVEAERAFLRALEGGCRVPVGANAVVEGGEVRLRG; translated from the coding sequence ATGAGCCGCCGGCGTCTCGTACTCGGCACCAGGGGCTCGCGGCTTGCTCTGGCCCAGGCGGAACTCTGCGCGCGGCGGCTGCGCGAGAGTGGCCTGGAGGTCGAGATCAGAACCATAAAGGCGACGAGCGACCACCGTCCGGAGGAGCCGCTCTCGAGGATGGACGAGCGCGACGTCTTCACCCGCCAGCTCGACGAGGCCCTCCTACAGGGTGGGATCGACCTGGCGGTCCACTCCTGCAAGGACGTCCCAACCGAGATCCCATCTGGCATCTTTATCGTTGCCACCGTGGAGCGTGAGGACCCGAGGGACGTCCTCGTCTCCGATGGTCAGACCTCCCTCGATGCCCTCCCCGCAGGCGCTACGGTCGCCACCTCCAGCCTCAGAAGACGCTCCCAACTCCTCCACCTCCGACCCGACCTCCATGTGGTCGAGATCCGGGGCAACATAGATACCCGCCTCCAGAAACTCGCCCGCGGCGACGCGCTCGCCCTCGTCCTCGCCCGCGCCGGCCTCCTCAGATTGAAGCTCGACGTAAGGTATACGGTCATGCCGGTAGAGACCCTCGTGCCGGCCGTCGGGCAGGGGGCGCTGGCGGTGACGATGCGGGAGGGGGATCCTCTGGCCGGTGTGGTGCGTGGGGTCCTCGACCACCGGCCCACGGCGGTCGCGGTCGAGGCGGAGAGGGCTTTCCTGCGGGCGCTGGAGGGCGGCTGCCGGGTTCCGGTGGGGGCGAACGCGGTGGTCGAGGGGGGCGAAGTACGGTTGAGGGGG
- the moaC gene encoding cyclic pyranopterin monophosphate synthase MoaC, with product MDEFSHIDAEGTARMVDVGEKPVVRRAARAAGRISLSPGTVDLLRRKALPKGDALNTARIAGIMAAKRTPELIPLCHGIALSHVDVEFEVEEDGVVIEATTQASDRTGVEMEALTAVSVAALTLYDMCKAVDKNMRIEGVRLLEKIKSPAE from the coding sequence ATGGACGAGTTCTCGCACATAGACGCCGAGGGGACCGCCCGGATGGTCGACGTGGGGGAGAAACCCGTCGTCCGGCGCGCCGCGCGCGCGGCGGGACGCATCAGCCTCTCCCCGGGGACGGTCGATCTCCTCAGGCGGAAAGCGCTCCCGAAAGGTGATGCCCTCAACACGGCCAGGATCGCCGGGATCATGGCTGCCAAGCGCACGCCGGAGCTCATCCCGCTGTGCCACGGCATCGCTCTGAGCCACGTGGACGTCGAGTTCGAGGTCGAGGAGGATGGGGTCGTGATAGAGGCCACCACCCAGGCTTCGGATCGGACTGGGGTGGAGATGGAGGCGCTCACGGCGGTGAGCGTCGCTGCGCTCACGCTGTATGACATGTGCAAGGCGGTAGACAAAAACATGCGGATAGAGGGCGTGAGGCTCCTCGAGAAGATCAAGAGCCCGGCGGAGTGA
- a CDS encoding zinc-dependent metalloprotease → MISWGAARAIAVALAARTESRPAADGFDYPAAVRHALGPLCEFTGIPLREPFESQRVLVSDRARWIDLNIENFGAVLEPILRQAAGSTGDLAWALGGVTLTAQVGVLLGFLSTRVLGQYDAGPFAARRERPGRVFFLDGNIASAAARLGVPLDGLRLWIVLHEMTHALQFEGAAWLGEHLGDLMQGLLAPLAERLGLRELLRRLADNLSSGGRPLELLMSRSQRATFDRVQAVMSLVEGYSDYVMHRVGREMVPHYEHISSAMARSREHRPPLESAIFRLTGLDLKMEQYRLGEQFAEVVARRVGMEGLGRVWERPENLPSLAEIHDPGLWLSRMEFEREAG, encoded by the coding sequence ATGATCTCCTGGGGTGCAGCCCGCGCCATAGCGGTGGCGCTGGCCGCGCGTACCGAGAGCCGCCCGGCCGCGGATGGCTTCGACTACCCGGCCGCGGTCCGTCACGCCCTCGGCCCACTCTGTGAGTTCACCGGGATCCCGCTCCGGGAGCCCTTCGAGTCGCAGCGGGTGCTGGTCTCAGACCGCGCGCGGTGGATAGACCTCAACATCGAGAACTTCGGTGCCGTGCTGGAGCCTATATTGAGGCAGGCCGCCGGGAGCACCGGAGACCTCGCGTGGGCGCTCGGCGGCGTGACGCTCACGGCCCAGGTCGGGGTCCTGCTCGGGTTCCTCTCCACGCGGGTTCTGGGGCAGTACGACGCCGGACCATTCGCGGCGCGGCGTGAGAGGCCCGGCAGGGTCTTCTTCCTGGATGGGAACATCGCCTCCGCCGCCGCGAGGCTCGGGGTTCCACTCGACGGGCTCAGGCTCTGGATAGTTCTGCACGAGATGACCCACGCGCTGCAGTTCGAGGGGGCTGCCTGGCTCGGCGAGCACCTCGGGGATCTCATGCAGGGGTTGCTCGCGCCCCTGGCCGAGCGGCTCGGTCTGCGCGAGCTTCTGCGGCGTCTGGCCGACAACCTCTCCAGCGGAGGACGCCCGCTCGAGCTCCTGATGAGCCGCTCCCAACGGGCGACCTTCGACCGGGTGCAGGCCGTGATGTCGCTCGTGGAGGGCTACTCGGATTACGTGATGCACCGGGTGGGCAGGGAGATGGTGCCCCACTACGAGCACATAAGCTCCGCGATGGCCCGCAGCCGGGAGCATCGTCCTCCGCTGGAGAGCGCCATCTTCAGGCTGACCGGGCTCGACCTCAAGATGGAACAGTACCGCCTCGGCGAGCAGTTCGCGGAGGTCGTCGCGAGACGGGTCGGCATGGAAGGGCTCGGGCGTGTCTGGGAGCGGCCGGAGAACCTGCCGAGCCTCGCGGAGATCCACGACCCGGGACTCTGGTTGTCGCGCATGGAATTTGAGCGGGAGGCAGGCTGA
- the selA gene encoding L-seryl-tRNA(Sec) selenium transferase, whose amino-acid sequence MRDSLKKERLRALPSVDAVMRSPEAGRAAGRYGRAVLTGAVRRVLEARRRDILEGAGEGKVSVEDVVGEAERDLARRGLRRVINATGVVLHTNLGRSVLSRRAAEAAYVAATGYSNLEYDLGRGKRGSRYDHAVSLLTDLTGAEDALVVNNCAGAALLALTAVARGGEVIVSRGQLVEIGGGFRIPEVLALSGAKLREVGTTNRTRLSDYEAALGEETRAILWVHQSNFETVGFTESVWIDELASLGLPVIADVGSGALLPIADEPLVQRAVRDGAAIVTFSGDKLLGGPQAGIAVGSSQIVSSMRSHPLTRALRADKMCLAALSETLRAYLEGSARNELPALRMLAAAPGEVEERARTLASRIEKKLPEVRVGVVPSVARSGGGTLPTHEVPSFAVRIEAHDAEGLAGRLRRFEPPVIGRVQDDALLLDLRTILPGEEEEVCSALAETCRDV is encoded by the coding sequence ATGCGGGATTCCCTGAAGAAAGAGAGGCTGCGGGCGCTTCCTTCCGTCGATGCCGTGATGAGATCGCCCGAGGCCGGCCGCGCCGCCGGGCGGTACGGGCGCGCCGTGCTGACCGGAGCGGTGAGGCGTGTGCTTGAAGCCAGGCGCAGGGACATCCTCGAAGGCGCCGGAGAGGGGAAGGTCTCCGTGGAGGACGTGGTGGGCGAGGCCGAGCGGGATCTCGCGCGGCGCGGGCTGCGGCGGGTCATCAACGCCACGGGCGTCGTCCTGCACACCAACCTCGGCCGTTCGGTCCTCTCGCGGCGCGCGGCCGAGGCGGCCTACGTCGCGGCGACCGGCTACTCCAACCTGGAATACGACCTCGGGCGCGGGAAGAGGGGTTCCCGCTATGACCACGCCGTCTCGCTGCTCACGGACCTGACCGGAGCGGAGGACGCGCTGGTGGTCAACAACTGCGCCGGGGCGGCGCTGCTCGCGCTCACGGCCGTGGCCCGGGGAGGAGAGGTCATCGTCTCCCGGGGGCAGCTCGTCGAGATCGGGGGCGGCTTCCGCATACCCGAGGTGCTGGCCCTCTCAGGAGCGAAGCTGCGCGAGGTGGGGACGACCAACCGAACCCGTCTTTCTGACTACGAGGCCGCGCTCGGGGAGGAGACTCGGGCCATCCTCTGGGTGCACCAGAGCAACTTCGAGACGGTCGGGTTCACGGAATCCGTGTGGATCGACGAGCTCGCCTCGCTGGGCCTCCCGGTGATCGCCGACGTGGGCAGCGGGGCCCTTTTGCCGATCGCCGACGAGCCGCTCGTGCAGCGGGCGGTGAGGGACGGGGCTGCCATCGTGACGTTCTCCGGGGACAAGCTCCTGGGCGGTCCGCAGGCCGGGATCGCGGTGGGATCGTCGCAGATCGTCTCGTCCATGCGCTCCCATCCCCTGACCCGTGCCCTTCGCGCGGACAAGATGTGCCTGGCGGCGCTCTCGGAGACGCTGCGGGCGTATCTGGAGGGCTCCGCCCGGAACGAGCTCCCGGCGCTCCGGATGCTCGCTGCAGCGCCCGGTGAGGTCGAAGAGCGGGCAAGGACGCTCGCGTCCCGCATCGAAAAGAAACTCCCGGAAGTCCGGGTCGGGGTCGTGCCCTCGGTGGCCCGCAGCGGCGGCGGTACGCTGCCGACGCACGAAGTCCCTTCTTTCGCCGTCAGGATCGAGGCGCACGATGCCGAAGGGCTCGCCGGGAGGCTTCGGAGGTTCGAGCCCCCCGTCATCGGGAGGGTTCAGGACGATGCGTTGCTGCTCGATCTAAGGACGATACTCCCCGGTGAGGAAGAGGAGGTGTGCTCTGCGCTTGCAGAGACCTGCAGGGATGTCTGA
- the selB gene encoding selenocysteine-specific translation elongation factor has product MQRPAGMSEERPIALTIGTAGHIDHGKTTLVRRMTGTDTDRLEEEHRRGISIVPGYAELTLPSGRRASLVDVPGHERFVRNMVSGATGVDAFLLVVAADDGVMPQTREHMDVLRILGVEQGVVALTKIDAVDEETAALAELDVEEYLESVGIEAPVVRVSGVTGEGVEELLEALDRLVETVRPGRGAEDVARLPVDRAFVLQGIGVVVTGTLWSGEIRVGDVLHTRSGLRPRVRSIQNHGRPAEVARRGARTALNLAGVEISEISAGEVLLSEPHPPTRTIDARIRLLEGARPLRHGVRVRFHHATTSVNARVLLAGRGELAPGESALGRLRLEAPVVAFFGDRFVLRSLAPQITIGGGTVLDPRPRGRRLDEEWLVALEDGDLTRILPAALRRSPGSGLPREEVVELVPVSRGRLRGGEKIEGVVFVGGMYALESDVEEGERRLLRALRERYEGSPESPELSLAEARAATGLRERLADAVVDGLAKAGKVRASESGVSLPEAEVPEELEEGARRLLSRLREAGVEAPTLEESPELRLLLRRGEAVRIGENMFAAREVARRMIEEIIAFCRESDEVTLAGFRDRMSTSRKYAQAWLEYADGEGVTRRVGDRRVLTRRYRQGLY; this is encoded by the coding sequence TTGCAGAGACCTGCAGGGATGTCTGAGGAGAGGCCCATAGCCCTGACTATCGGGACGGCCGGGCACATAGACCACGGCAAGACCACCCTGGTACGCCGCATGACCGGCACCGACACCGACAGGCTCGAAGAGGAGCACCGGCGGGGGATCTCCATCGTCCCGGGTTACGCGGAGCTCACGCTGCCGAGCGGGCGCCGGGCGAGCCTGGTCGACGTGCCGGGGCACGAGCGGTTCGTCAGGAACATGGTCTCCGGGGCGACGGGCGTGGATGCCTTCCTGCTCGTGGTCGCGGCGGACGACGGGGTCATGCCCCAGACGCGAGAGCACATGGACGTGCTCAGGATCCTCGGCGTCGAGCAGGGGGTGGTGGCGCTGACCAAGATAGACGCGGTCGACGAGGAGACGGCCGCTCTGGCCGAGCTCGACGTGGAGGAGTACCTGGAGTCGGTCGGGATAGAGGCCCCGGTGGTGCGGGTCAGCGGCGTCACGGGGGAAGGCGTGGAGGAGTTGCTCGAGGCCCTGGACCGTCTGGTGGAGACGGTGAGGCCGGGACGCGGCGCGGAGGACGTCGCCCGGCTCCCCGTGGACCGGGCCTTCGTCTTGCAGGGGATAGGGGTGGTCGTGACCGGGACGTTGTGGTCGGGGGAGATACGGGTCGGGGACGTACTTCATACCCGATCCGGGCTGCGCCCGAGGGTGCGCAGCATACAGAACCACGGCCGTCCGGCCGAGGTGGCCCGCCGGGGGGCGCGGACGGCGCTCAACCTCGCCGGGGTGGAGATCTCGGAGATCTCCGCCGGCGAGGTGTTGCTCTCCGAGCCCCATCCTCCCACGCGCACGATCGACGCGAGGATAAGGCTCCTGGAGGGGGCCAGGCCGCTCAGGCACGGTGTCAGGGTGCGGTTTCATCACGCCACCACCTCGGTCAACGCCCGGGTGCTCCTGGCGGGGCGGGGTGAGCTCGCACCCGGAGAGAGTGCGCTGGGGCGTCTCAGGCTCGAAGCGCCGGTGGTGGCTTTCTTCGGCGACCGGTTCGTGCTGCGTTCTCTGGCTCCGCAGATCACGATAGGGGGCGGCACGGTGCTCGACCCCCGTCCCAGAGGACGGAGGCTGGACGAGGAGTGGCTCGTTGCGCTCGAGGATGGGGATCTCACGAGGATACTGCCCGCTGCCCTGCGCCGCTCTCCGGGTTCCGGTCTCCCCCGGGAGGAGGTGGTAGAGCTGGTCCCGGTCTCCCGGGGCAGACTGCGGGGCGGCGAGAAGATCGAGGGCGTCGTCTTCGTCGGAGGGATGTACGCCCTCGAGTCCGACGTCGAGGAGGGGGAGAGGCGGTTGCTGCGGGCGTTGCGTGAGCGTTACGAGGGATCTCCCGAGAGCCCCGAGCTCTCGCTCGCGGAGGCGCGTGCCGCGACGGGTTTGCGGGAGCGCCTCGCCGACGCCGTCGTGGATGGGCTTGCAAAAGCCGGGAAGGTGAGGGCCTCCGAGTCTGGGGTGAGCCTCCCGGAGGCGGAGGTGCCCGAGGAGCTCGAGGAGGGAGCGCGCAGGCTCCTTTCGCGCCTGCGCGAGGCGGGGGTGGAGGCGCCGACGCTGGAGGAGAGCCCGGAGCTTAGGCTGCTGTTGCGCCGGGGCGAGGCGGTGAGGATCGGGGAGAACATGTTCGCCGCCCGGGAGGTCGCGCGCAGGATGATCGAGGAGATAATCGCGTTCTGCAGGGAGTCGGACGAGGTGACCCTCGCTGGTTTCCGGGACCGCATGTCCACGAGCCGCAAGTACGCGCAGGCCTGGCTGGAGTACGCGGACGGAGAGGGCGTGACCCGGAGGGTGGGGGACAGGAGAGTTCTCACCCGCCGCTACCGGCAGGGGCTGTATTAA
- the hemA gene encoding glutamyl-tRNA reductase, translating into MLVAVAGISYKTTPVEIREKVAFPVCAGRSFLRRIREEGLVSEAVLLSTCNRTELYAVLDDEGMRAPLLAAISEDRGVQLATLERESYWLTDEEAVEHLYRVASSLDSMVVGEAQILGQVREAYRVATEEKATGHITNRLFHTALRIGKRVRAQTGIGDGSVSVPHVAAKLAEEVFGGLRGRRALVIGAGDMSELVVKHLRSRGIGEVRIANRTPERARLLADRLEGVAVGFENIGRELAAADVVVSSTGSGEWVVRLEEVGRAVERRTAPLFFVDIAVPRDVDPRVQSLRGVHLYDIDDLQAVVERNACDRKAAAEAGEAMISPAVMEFMSWLSTLDVVPVIKEMRDEAEGIRRHELARALKRLDLSPEEEQVLEKMTHAIVNKLLHGPIQEVKSRASSPLQSPEVRRRLWEREGFEVELHGPKRG; encoded by the coding sequence TTGCTTGTCGCGGTTGCGGGGATAAGCTACAAGACCACACCGGTCGAGATCAGGGAGAAGGTCGCGTTCCCGGTGTGTGCCGGACGTAGCTTCCTGCGGCGCATCAGGGAGGAAGGCCTCGTCTCGGAGGCCGTCCTGCTCTCCACGTGCAACAGGACGGAGCTCTACGCCGTCCTCGATGACGAAGGGATGCGCGCCCCGTTGCTGGCGGCGATCTCCGAGGACCGGGGGGTGCAGCTCGCGACGCTGGAGCGCGAGTCCTACTGGCTGACCGACGAGGAGGCCGTGGAGCACCTCTACCGGGTGGCGAGTTCGCTCGACTCCATGGTCGTCGGTGAAGCCCAGATACTGGGACAGGTGCGCGAGGCCTACCGCGTGGCGACGGAGGAGAAAGCGACCGGCCATATCACCAACCGGCTCTTTCACACCGCGCTCAGGATCGGCAAGCGGGTGCGGGCGCAGACCGGGATCGGGGACGGCTCGGTCTCGGTGCCGCACGTGGCGGCGAAGCTGGCCGAGGAGGTCTTCGGCGGGCTGCGCGGTCGGCGGGCGCTGGTGATCGGCGCGGGCGACATGAGCGAGCTGGTCGTCAAGCACCTCAGATCTCGCGGCATCGGGGAGGTGAGGATAGCCAACCGCACCCCGGAGCGTGCCCGGCTGCTGGCCGATCGCCTGGAGGGAGTCGCCGTCGGGTTCGAGAACATCGGCCGGGAGCTCGCCGCTGCGGACGTCGTGGTGAGCTCCACGGGATCCGGAGAGTGGGTCGTTCGCCTAGAGGAGGTCGGGCGGGCCGTCGAGAGACGGACGGCGCCACTCTTCTTCGTCGATATCGCGGTGCCCCGGGACGTAGACCCCCGGGTGCAGAGCCTCCGAGGGGTCCACCTCTACGACATAGACGACCTGCAGGCGGTCGTCGAACGCAACGCCTGCGACCGGAAGGCCGCGGCGGAGGCGGGGGAGGCCATGATCTCCCCCGCCGTCATGGAGTTCATGAGCTGGCTCTCGACCCTGGACGTGGTGCCGGTCATCAAAGAGATGAGGGACGAGGCGGAGGGGATCCGGCGCCACGAGCTGGCGCGGGCGCTGAAGAGGCTCGACCTCTCTCCGGAAGAGGAGCAGGTGCTGGAGAAGATGACCCACGCCATCGTCAACAAGCTGCTGCACGGTCCGATCCAGGAGGTGAAGTCCCGGGCTTCTTCTCCTCTGCAGAGCCCGGAGGTGCGGAGGCGACTGTGGGAGCGGGAGGGGTTCGAGGTCGAACTGCACGGTCCGAAGCGCGGATGA
- the tatB gene encoding Sec-independent protein translocase protein TatB: protein MGFGIGFQEMLIIGVIVLVLFGPNKLPQMARDLGRFVNEARQSIDEIKEELTAESDGNSFEEDEDFEDYYSGGRGEPEREVFEEEDEDYEPPRERARKSGAEARGGEDGPAGGGARSSS, encoded by the coding sequence ATGGGCTTCGGCATCGGCTTCCAGGAGATGTTGATCATCGGCGTCATCGTGCTGGTGCTCTTCGGACCCAACAAGCTGCCGCAGATGGCGCGTGACCTGGGGCGCTTCGTCAACGAGGCTCGTCAGTCGATAGACGAGATCAAGGAAGAACTCACCGCCGAGAGCGACGGGAACTCCTTCGAGGAGGACGAGGACTTCGAGGACTACTACAGCGGTGGGCGCGGGGAGCCGGAGAGAGAGGTCTTCGAAGAAGAAGACGAGGATTACGAGCCCCCGCGCGAACGCGCCAGGAAGTCGGGCGCGGAAGCCCGGGGCGGGGAGGACGGCCCCGCCGGTGGAGGAGCTCGCTCTTCCTCCTGA
- a CDS encoding precorrin-2 dehydrogenase/sirohydrochlorin ferrochelatase family protein, which translates to MPEEPAKEDSFLYPVFLDLRGRRCVVVGGGGVATRKALELARAGAEVVAVAPSVGPEIVRISREVHERPYRSGDLDGAFLAFAATDSREVNRAVAEEAHRRGIPVNVADRPAEGDFSLPSVLRRGPLQIAVSTSGASPALARSIRRQLEGLFGREWEDLVRRVGETRRLGEHDEGLEEEVRACLSRLRG; encoded by the coding sequence TTGCCGGAGGAGCCCGCGAAAGAAGATTCCTTCCTCTACCCCGTGTTCCTCGACCTGCGCGGCCGGCGGTGCGTGGTGGTAGGAGGAGGCGGGGTCGCGACCCGCAAGGCCCTCGAGCTCGCCCGGGCCGGTGCCGAGGTGGTCGCCGTGGCCCCCAGCGTCGGTCCGGAGATCGTGAGGATCAGCCGGGAGGTTCACGAGCGGCCCTACCGGAGCGGGGATCTCGATGGAGCCTTCCTGGCTTTCGCAGCGACCGACTCTCGGGAGGTGAACCGGGCGGTGGCGGAGGAGGCACACCGAAGGGGCATCCCGGTGAACGTGGCCGACCGTCCGGCGGAGGGCGACTTCTCCCTCCCATCGGTGCTCCGGCGGGGACCCCTCCAGATAGCGGTCTCCACGAGCGGTGCGTCCCCCGCTCTGGCGCGTTCCATCCGGAGGCAGCTGGAGGGGTTGTTCGGGCGGGAGTGGGAGGATCTCGTGCGGCGTGTGGGGGAGACGCGACGTCTGGGGGAGCATGACGAAGGGCTCGAAGAGGAGGTGAGGGCTTGCTTGTCGCGGTTGCGGGGATAA